AGAACGTACACGCTCGGGGCGAATCGGGGCAGACCCCTACGGTGGCCGTCGTCGCACGCACGTCTCAGTGACCGAGACCAGCCGTATCAGCTATTGACTGCCCCGTACACGCACCACGAGAGTGCCGCACGTGCACAGCGAAGCGACAGCAACATCGAAACAGCAGGTCGGCAGCGGCGAGAGCATGCGCCGGGTGGCGGTGGCCTCGTTCATCGGGACGGCCATCGAGTTCTACGACTTCTACATCTACGGCACCGCCGCCGCCCTGGTCCTGAACGAGACGTTCTTCCCGACCCTCGACCCGGTCAACGCCACCCTCGCGTCGTTCTCCACCTACGCGGTGGCGTTCGCGGCCCGCCCCATCGGTTCGGTGATCTTCGGGCACTTCGGCGACCGCGTGGGCCGCAAGTCCGTCCTGGTGGCCTCGCTGCTCCTGATGGGCCTCTCGACCGCCCTCGTCGGGCTCCTGCCCGGCTACGGCACGTGGGGCGTCTGGGCGCCGCTGCTGCTCATCCTGCTCCGCTTCCTGCAAGGCATCGGGCTCGGCGGCGAGTGGGGCGGCGCGGCGCTGCTCGCGGTGGAGCACGCGCCGAAGAAGAAGCGCGGGATGTACGCGGCGTTCCCGCAACTCGGCCCGTCCGTGGGGTTCTCCGCGGCGACCGGCGTCTTCTGGCTGCTGTCGGCCGCGCTCTCCGACGACGCGTTCCGCTCGTGGGGCTGGCGCGTGCCGTTCCTGCTCTCCTTCCTCCTTGTCGGCGTCGGCCTCTTCGTGCGGCTGCGGATCAGCGAGACGCCGGTGTTCGCGAAGGTCATGGCGGCGCAGGAGGCGAGCAAGGTGCCCGCGCTCGACGTGTTCCGCCGCCATCCGCGCGAACTGCTGCTCGGTGCGGGCGGCATGGTCGTCGCGTACGGCCTCTTCTACACGGCCACGACGTACTGCCTCTCGTACGCCACCGGCACCCTGCACATCTCCCGTAACACCATGCTGGGCCTCTCCCTCGTGGCCTGCCTCTTCCTCGCCGCGGGCACCTGGCTCGCCGCGACGCGCTCCGACGGCGCGGGGCGCCGCAGGCTGGTCCTCGTGGGCTCGGCGCTCGCGGTGGTGTGGGGGCTCGTGCTCTTCCCGCTCCTGGACACCGAGCAGCCGGTGCTCGTCGCCCTGGCGATCGGCGGCGCGCTGTTCTGCATGGGCGTGGTGTACGGCCCGATGGGCGCCTATCTGCCCGAGCTGTTCGGGGCGAACGTGCGCTACTCGGGCGCCTCCCTCGCGTACAACCTGGGCGGTGTCCTCGGCGGCGCGGTCTCGCCGCTGGTGGCGACCCGGCTGCAGTCGGCGTTCGGTTCGTCGTCGGTGGGCTGGTACGTGAGTGCGATGGCGGTCGTGTCGCTGTTGTGTGTCCTCGCCCTGCCCGAGACGCGGGAGCGGGAACTCGCGTGAACGTGCCCCTGCCGCGCATCTGGCCAGGTGGCCCGGGCGGCAGGACCATACCGGCGTGGAGCCCTACTGGGAATTGACCTTCGACGCCGACGGCGACGTCGACACCGCGCAGCGCGCGCAGCTGCTGTCCGGCGCGGAACGTGAACGCGTCACCGATCTGCTGGTCTTCGCGCACGGCTGGAACAACGAGAAGAAGGACGCCAGGAAGCTGTACGGGCGTTTCTTCACCCCCTGCCAGGACCTCGCGGGGACGGGGGTGCGCCTCGGCTACGTGGGGGTGATGTGGCCCGCGATCCGCTTTCCCGACGAGTCGATCCCCGACTTCGACCCGTCGGCCGCGCCCGTCCCCGCCACCCCGCCGGGCGAGCCCGTCCTCGACGCGACCACCCGGGAGGCGCTCGACCGCGCCTTCCCCGACCACGCGGCGACCCTCGACCGGATCGCCGAACTGCTCGCCGAGCGCTCCGAAGTACCGACCCGCATCTACGAGTTCGGGCGGCACGTGCGCGAGCTGGTGTCCCTGCGCGAGACCCATCCGGCCCGGCACTTCGGCCAGGACACCGGGGCGGGCGAGCCCGCCATGCTCACCGACGACGCGGTCAAGGTCTGCGAGGTGTTCGCCGCCGCACGCGCGGACACCGGCGAGCCCCTCCTCCTCAGCGACCTGCGCAACCGAATGTGGGACGGCGCGTACGAACTGCTGCGCCAGGGCACGTACTACGCGATGAAGCGCCGTGCGGGCGCCGTCGGCCAGCTGGGGCTCGGGCCCGCGATCGGTCTGCTCGCCGCGGACGTGCCGAGGGTGAGGGTGCACCTCATCGGGCACAGCTTCGGCGGCAGGCTCGTGTCGTACGCGCTGCGCGGGATGCCCGCCGACGTGCGGGCGGTGAAGTCGGTGACGCTCCTCCAAGGCGCGTTCTCGCACTACACGTTCGCCGAGCGGCTGCCCCACGACAAGTCGCGGAGCGGGGCGCTGCACGGGATACAGAAGCGGATCGACGGCCCGCTGGTCGCCTGCTACTCGCGCCACGACGACGCCCTCGGCCGGCTGTACCCCCTCGCGTCGAAGCTGGCCGGGGACTCCTCCGGCTTCCTCGGCCTGTGGGAGAGGTGGGGCGCCATCGGCTACAACGGCGTCCGCTCCGTGACCGGCACCAAACGCATCAAGCTGGGCGAGAAGGTGCCGGCCAAGGGGTGCGTGAGCATCGACGCGGCGTCGGTGGTGCGCCGGGGCGGTCCGCCCTCCGGCGCGCACAGCGACGTGTGCCACGAGGAGCTGGCACGCGTCGTGTTCGCGGCGGGACGGATCGCCCGGTCCTGAGAGCCTGTCCTTGAGGGCGGGACCGGTCTACCGGTGGCGGGGGAACTCGACGACCTGCTGGTACGTCGGGCGGTTCTGCCACTGGATCGGCTTGTGCGTGATGCCGCCGAGCGCCCGGTGGATGACGGAGTCCGCGCACCACTGGTCGCCCGCCTTGCAGGAGTCGTCACCGGGGTAGACCTCGGTGGCGGGCTTCGCGGCGGCCTGCCCGAGGGTGGTGAGCAAGGCGTCGCGGCAGGCGTCGAGATTGCCGCCGCCGCAGTAGGTGTCGGCGAGCTCGCCCTTCACCGGCTGCCCGAGGACCTTGCGCAGGTCCTTGTCGGCGTAGCCCCACCAGCCGTACTGGAAGGCCGATCCGGCGTGCGCCCCCGTCGGCCCGTGCCCGGCGGAGGGTGCCTCGTCGGTGGCGAGCTGGGAGGTGAGGGCGTCGTACAGCTCCTTGCCGAGGCCCGGCTCGAACTCGGCCTCGATCAGCCGCGGCCACCAGGCGTCCATGATGCGCACGGCGTCGGGATGTGCGTACGTCTTGGACCCCGCCGACGTCTGGTTGCGCTGGGCCCCGGCCTTGCCCCAGGCCTCCAGCTGCTGGACCGCCTTGGCCTGTTGCGGGTCGGTGATCGGTTTGCTGCGCAGCACCTTCAGGAGCTCGGGCAGTACCTGTTCGCCGCGCAGGTCGGTGACGGCGGCCTCGGACATGGCCCGGGTGAGCGAGGCGCGGGTGACACCGCCTGCCTCGGTGAGCTTCTTGACGCGCCCGTCGAGCAGGTCGCCGCGGTGCACGGCGCTGACGCCGAAGCCCGCCGTGCTGAAGTCCTTGGCCTGCTTGTTGTTCCAGGAGATGTAGTAGTCCTGGTTGACGGACTGCGGGTGCTGGGCGGGCGGGGTCTGCGCCGAGGTGTTGTCCTCGGGGTCGAAGTCGCGCCATTCGAGGCCCTGTTGGGCCTCGACCGGCAGGGCCGGGTCGACGCTGTCGGCGCGCTCGGGGTTGGCGCCGCTGTTGTAGTACGCGATGTCGCGCGAGTCGGCGTAGAACCAGTTGAAGGCGTAGCTGATGTTCTGCGCGGCCTTCTTGAACGTCGCGGAGTCCTTGACGTACGTGGGGTCGTTCAGCATCTGGAAGCCGATGATCGAGTCGGCTTCGTGGCGGTAGGTGGAGCGCAGCGAGACGTACGCGACGGGTTTTCCGTCAATGCTCGCGCGGTGCGTGACGATGCCGTACTTCGTGCGGAAGACCTGCATGCGGTAGGAGCCCGCGGCCGTGGAGTCGGCGACGGTCGGCTTCCAGGCGTTCTTGCGCTCCATCTTCTCCATGGGTGTGCAGGTGCCCCGGTACAGGTAACCGGCCGACTGCTTGGTGGGCGCTCCGCCGCCCGGCTCGCACAGCTCCACGGCGTACGTATCGGTGATGTCCTGCCCCGCGGACGTGGCCGACCAGGCGTAGTCCTGGCCGCGCCCCAGCTGGACGTACATGCCGACACCCGCGAAGGAGACGCCGCGCGCGCTGATGCCGGGGCCCTGGAGCTCCTGCTGCATGAGGAGCTGCGGCGCGAAGTAGCCGGTCTGGGGGCCGAAGACGGCGACGGGGTTGCCGCTCGCGGTGTGCTTCCCGGCGACGAGCAAGGCGTTGGACATGCCCTTCTTGTGGCCGTCGGCCCGGAACAGGTCCGGGGGCAGCACGCCCTTGTCGTACATGCCCTGGACCGGCTTCAGCTTCTTCGGCGCCTTCACGGGGTCCTTGGCGCCGCTCTTGGCGCCGCCCTCGCGGTCGTACACGAGCTGTTCGCGCTCGACCGAGCCGGGGTCGGGCATGGCGGTGCCGCGCGCCTTCTCCGGCTTGCCCGCGTACGGGAAGCTCGTGCCGTCGTGGATGGTCCGGACGGCCTCGGGGTCGTTGCGGGCGCGGAAGGACTCCCAGACCTTCGTGCCCTTCTCGACGCCGTACTTCTTCTGCGACTCCAGGAGGGAGAGGGCGGACTCGACCTCTCCGCCGCCGCCGTTGCCGAAGAGCCCACCGACCACGGAGGCCAGCGCGATCATGTCGGTGATCTTGAAGGGCTCTATCTCGCCGACGTTGGTGATCGCGTCTATCTTGCCGGTCAGGACGTACTCGCCGGGGAAGTAGCGGCCGTTCTTCGACTTCGTGCGGTACGCGTTGAGGCCGTCGATGTAGGCCTGTGCATCCTCCATCGCCTGCTTGCCGCGCTCGCCCTGCGTCGACCGGATGTACTCGACCTGCTTCTCCAGGTCCTTCTCCGTGTACGGGGCCTGCGGCCAGAACTGCTGCTCCAGGCCCTGGTTGGCGGGCGCGCCGCCCGCGAACGACGTCAGCTGACCGCGCCCGATGTGCCGGAAGAGGTCGATGAGCCAGAGCCGGTCCTGCCCGGCGGCGAAGCCCGCGCCGAACTCGGTGCCGTAGCGCGTGGTGCCCTTGATGTGCGGGACGCCGTACTTCTTGTCCCGGGTGATCGTGACGTCGTCGCGGGGTTTGGTGACGGAGGCTGTCCGGTCGCCGGGCACCCCGAAGGAGGCGTCGTTGAAGAACTCGGTGAGCTTGTCGTCGGTGAGCGACGGATAGCCGGAGGAGAGCGCGTCGTACGGACCCAACTGGTCGTCTGCGTGCTTGGGCTGGGTGCCGAGGACGCGGTGGGCGAGGATCTCGGCGAGCGTCGCGTTGCCATTGGCGCCGGGCGGCAGGACGTCCGCGCACTGACCCCCGCAGTAGTCCGTGTCGTCGGCCGCGGTGCGCCCTTCGGGCGCCGGCGCCCCGGGACCGGCGACGGCGCCCGGCAGGGGCGCGAGCAGGGAGGCGCCGAGCGCGAGCGCCGCCCCCGCGGTGAGTGTTCTGAGCCTGACGATGCGTCGTCGCATGGGTGCTCCTCCGGTTCCTGCGGAAGACCGATGCGGCGGAGGCTACTGGCGGGTTGCCCAACGTGAAAGATGAACAAGCGTCGCCTTTTCCGAATCACCACAACGCGCCCCCCATGCGCCTGCATCACCGCAGCTCGTGCGGGCAGGCGAAAAACGGTCGCGCGATGAGGGAGCCGAATCGCGTGTCGATACGTCTACTCGGCGACGTCGTGACGAACTCGATGGACTCGACTCGACATCGACGCCGGCGAATGCGGAACACGGGTACCAGTACGGAAGTACGTGTGACGGAGGTGCAGGGCGATGGCCGGATTCCGGAGTCTCGCGAGACAGGTGCGTGATCCGAAGAGCGACCTGGCACTGCGGCGGTACTCGCTGCGCAAGTGCCTGGAGAGGTTCGCCCCCTACGGCCACCGGGCGACCTGGGACCATCTGTGCGCCCGGGCGGGGTTCGGGCCCGAGGACAGGTCACCCGACCCGGTGCGGCTGGTGGCGGCACTGAACGAACTGGAAGCGGCACGGGCGGTGTGGCTCGCCTACGAGGCGGGCTTCGCCGAACGCCGCCGCAAGGAGAAGCACGACGGGCTCAGGCGCCCGGGCAGCGTCGACGACTGGCACCGCTGCACCTGGGGCGGGTGCGGCGTGGCCTGGTGCGACGACCCCGACATCCACCCGGACGAGCCCCTCGCCGAGGTGCTCCGGCGGCTCATCGCGGCGCTGGAAAGGGAGCCGGGCACGACCTGCCCCGTCTGTGCGGACACCGCCCTCACCTGGAAGCACGGCCTGGCGCACGAGCCGTCGTCGGGAGCGGTCTGCACGGGCTGCGGCATCGTCGTGCCCGGCCCGGTCCTCACCGCCGACGCCGTGGACCGGGCGCGCGCGAGGCGGCTGCGGCCCCTGGTGTCGGCGTGAGGAGCGGCGCGGTCAGGGCGTGACCACATCCGTGTGGATCGCCAGCTTGAACTGGGCGTGGATCAGCGGCGTGCGGAGCTTCACGTCTCCCACGCCGCGTGCCGAGATCTTCAGGCCGAGCGGCGTGCCCGGGTGCACGAACATCTGCCAGAGGTAGGTCCTGTACTGCCCTCCCCTGGTCGGCGCCGAGTCGGTCGTCGCGGTCGAGTCGTACCCGGTCGAGTGGTTGAGCGGGTCACGGACGTACCGCGAGCGGAACTCGGTCGCCTTCGCGTCCGGCTCCCAGAAGACCATCGCGGAGAGCATGCCCCAGCCGTCGTGGCTCGGCCATATCAGCCCCGAGCGCGCGTCCGGGTACTCCGAAGGGCTCGTGAAGCCCTTCGCCGGGTCGTGCATGTGCCACGGATCGTAGGACTCGTCACCCGCGCCGTACGGGAAGCGCACCAGGTGGTAGCCGTCACTGTCGTACTTGACGGTCTGCCTCCCGTGGCGTGCGGCGTCCCACAGCAATGAGCAAATGGCGACGGACATCGGCTCTCCCCCGTTCTGTGTCGACGTGCTGGATGCGTGCTTCCTTACGTAGAACACACGTTGGTACGCCGGGCCCGGTTGCGGCCAGACGTAGCACAGGGAAATTCCGGTGGTCATGCCGCGACGTGGAGTCGGCGCCCGATCTGCTGCCGTGGGTCGACATCGAGAACATCCAGCGCTATCCGGACATCTTCGAGCCGGGTGAGCCGGTCGTCCTGACCGAGAAGCTGTACTGGCGCGCGGTCCGCGGCCACGAGGTCGCGGCCGCGGCGGCGAAGCTCGCGGAGCGGCTCGGGGCGCGCCGGATCGGGATCTTCGGCGAGGTGTACGGCGACGGGGTGCAGGACCTCACCTACGGCGCGGCCGGCCGCCGCGACACGCTCGGGTACGCGGTGTTCGACGGAGCGGCACAGCCCGGTGACGGGCGGGCGGGCCATCGCTCACGGATGTACGGGGCCCCGGGGGCGTCACTTCTCCCGGGGCCTGCGGTCCACCAGGAGCCGGGAACCGGTGTGCCGCTCGCCGAAGACGTCGTCGGGGTTGGAGAGCACACACGTGTCCAGGGACAGGCAGCCGCAGCCGATGCAGTCCGTGAGGTGGTCGCGCAGCCTGCCCAGCTGCTTGATGCGCTTGTCCAGCTCCGAGCGCCAGCCCTCGGAGAGGCGCGCCCAGTCCTCGCGGTTGGGCGTGCGCTCCTCGGGGAGCGAGTCGAGGGCCTCGCGGATGGTGGAGAGCGGGATGCCGACGCGCTGGGAGGCGCGGACGAAGGCGACGCGCCGGAGCGTGTCCCGGTGGTAGCGGCGCTGGTTGCCGGAGGTGCGGCGGCTGGTGATGAGGCCCTTGGACTCGTAGAAGTGCAGGGCGGACACGGCGACGCCGCTGCGGTCGGCGAGCTGGCCGACCGTGAGTTCGTGGACCTTCTCCGGTATCTGGGGCACGCCTCAAACCTACTGGCTGGTCCGTTGACACGCGTCGGCCCACGCACCATGCTGAGCAAGCGCTTAGTCTGCATACGTCTAGGAGGCCAGGGACATGGCGGAGCCAAGGATCTTCACGTCGCCCGAGGAGCTGCGCGCCGGTGTCGGCGAGCAGCTCGGGTACAGCGACTGGCTGGAGATCGACCAGAAGCGGATCGACCTCTTCGCGGAGGCGACCGGCGATCACCAGTGGATCCACGTGGACGCGGAGAAGGCGGCGCAGGGCCCCTTCGGGACGACCATCGCGCACGGCTATCTGACGCTGTCGCTGCTGCCGGTCCTGGTGCCGCAGACACTGCGCGTCGAGGGCATGAAGATGGGCCTCAACTACGGCACGGAGAAGGTCCGCTTCCCCTCCCCCGTGCCGGTCGGCTCGCGGCTGCGCGCGACCGCCGTGCTCACGGACGTCACGCCGACCAAGGACGGCGGCGTGCAGGTGACCGCCAAGGTCACCGTGGAGCGCGAGGGCGGCGACAAGCCGGCGTGCGTGGCGGAGTCGGTGTCGCGCTACTACTTCTGAGGCTCCCCGGGCCTGGCGCCCACCATGCGCAGCACGAGGTCGGCGTAGAGCGCGCCGACCTCGTCCGGCGTGCGGTGTCCCGCCACGTTGAACCAGCGGGCGACGTCGATGCAGAGCGACAGGACGGCGAGCGTGGTGCCCGGCACGTCGGGGACGTCGAACTCCCCCGTCCGCACCCCGTCGTTGATGATGTCCCGCACGGCCGCGTCCGACTTGCGGCGCAGCGCCACGATCTCCGTACGGTGCTCGTCGCCGAGCGCGTCCAGCTCGTACTGCACGACGCGCGCGGTCGTGTGGTGCGCGGCGTGCCAGCCGACGAAGGAGCGCACGGCCGCCTCAAGACGCTCGGCGGGGCCGCCCTCGCCGTCCGCCGCGGTCCGCAGGATCGTCAGGGCCTTGTCGTGGCCGATCCTGCTGATGCGGTGGAGCAGCTCTTCCTTCGTCTTGTAGTGGATGTAGAGCGCGGCGGGGCTCATGCCTGCGCGGCCCGCGATGTCCCGGGTCGTCGTCGCGTGGTACCCGCGCTCGGCGAAGGCCTCGACGGCGGCGACCAGCAGCCGCCTGGCCGCGTCGGGGCTGACCTCGCCCCACGGCTGCTCCTCGCCGGGCGTCTCCTCCGCCGTACCCATGTCCGCTCCTTCACCGTTCGGGAGGGACACCATACCCCCGACGGTGAGCAAGCGCTTAGCGCCTCGGCCGGATCGGGGCAGGTCAGGTCAGGTCAGGTCAGGGCTTGGCGAACGGGTCGTGTTCGGCGAGGATCCGGTCGACGCGGGCCTGGTCGACCCTGCTGACGATCTGCTCCACCTCCTGCCGGTCCCTGATCACCTTGGCGAGGGTGAACGCGGAGGTCGTCAGGTAGAGCACGGCGATGGCGAGGAAGCCCCGCACCCAGGCCGACGCGTCCAGGTAGCCGATGCCGACGGTGACGGCACCGATGGAGATCGCGAAGGAGGCCACGGCCTGGCCGTAGAAGGCGTTGGTGGTCTGCTGTTTGACGGGCGGCTCGGTCATGCGGACAGCTTCGGCGAGAGTGGGCGCGACCGGTATCCGCTCACGTACTCATGTCGGTACTCAGAAGGCCGAAACCCCTGTCAGCGCACGGCCGATGACGAGCTTCTGCATCTGGCTGGTGCCTTCGTAGAGGGTCATCACGCGCGCATCGCGCAGCAGCTTGCCCGCCGGGTACTCGTCGATGTAGCCGTAACCGCCGAAGACCTGGAGGGCGTTGTTGGCGGCGCGCACGGCGGCCTCGGAGGCGAACAGCTTGGCCTTGGAGGACTCCGTGGCGAACGGCTGCCCCCGGTCGATGAGGTCGGCGACCCGCCAGGTCAGCAGGCGCGCGGCGTCCACGTCGACGGCGATGTCGCTGATCAGCTCCTGCACCAGCTGGTGGTGGGCGATGGTCTTCCCGAACTGCTCGCGCTCGGTGGCGTACCGCACCGCCGCGTCCAGGGCGGCCTGCGCGATGCCCACGCAGCCCGCCGCCACCGACATCCGCCCCTTGGCGAGGGCCGACATGGCGACGGAGAAGCCCTTGCCCTCGGGCGCCATCATGGCCGACGCGGGTACGCGCACGTCCTCCAGGACGAGTTCGGCGGTGGCCTGGCCGCGCAGGCCCAGCTTGCCGTGCAGGGTACGGCGGGTGAGGCCGGGGGTGTCGGTGGGGATCAGGAAGGCGGAGACGCCCTTGTGGCCGGGGGCGTCGCCGGTGCGGGCGAAAAGGAGCACGACGTCGGCCCAGGTGCCGTTCGTGATGAACATCTTGGTGCCGTTGACGACGTACGAGTCGCCGTCGCGCACCGCCTTGGTGGTGAGGCTGCCCGCGTCGGAGCCGGTGCCCGGCTCGGTGAGCCCGAAGCATCCGACGTACTCGCCTGAGGTGAGCCCCGGCAGCCACTGCCGCTTCTGCTCCTCGCTGCCCCAGTGCGCGATGGTCTTGGCGACCAGGCCGAGCGAGACGGAGACGATGCCGCGCACGGAGGAGTCCCCGCGCCCGAGCTCCTCGGTCACCAGGCAGTACGCGAGGTGGTCGCCGCCGGAGCCGCCGTACTCCTCGTCGATGGTGAGCCCCAGGAAGCCGACCTCGCCGAGCTTCTTCACGAGGGCGCGGTCGACGCTCTCCGCGCGGTCCCACTCGACGACGTGCGGTGCGATCTCGCGCGCGACGAAGTCCTCGGCCAGCTCCCGGACGGCGGTCTGCTCGTCGCTGAGCTCCAGGTTCATCGGGGCACCTCTCCGGTCGGGAACGTGTCGAGTGTGTGACGTCGAATTTTAAATTAGCACTGCTAGTTTGTTCCGGCAGCCCTACTATGTGCCGCATGGCCCGACCGCGCAAGCCCCTCCTCAGCCGAGAACGCATCGTCGAGACGGCGCGCGCACTCGTGGACTCCGAGGGGCTCGCGGCCGTCTCGACGCGCCGCCTCGCCGCCGAGCTCGGCGTCAGCGGACCGTCCCTCTACAACCACTTCCGCACCAAGGACCAGATCCTGGAAGCGGTCGCGGACTCGGTGAGCGCGCAGGTCGACCTGTCGATGTTCGACGCCGACGACGCGCGGGACTGGCGCACGGCACTGCACGACTGGGCGGTCTCCTACCGGGCGGCCCTCACCCTGCACCCGAACATCGTGCCGGTGCTCGCACGCGGCCCCGGGCGCCGTCCGGCCGGGCTGCGGCTCGCGGACGCGGTGTTCGGGGCGATGGTCGACGCGGGCTGGCCCGCCGCGCAGGCCACGTCGATCGGCGCGCTCATGCGGTACTTCGTCATGGGCTCCGCGATCGGCTCGTTCGCCGGGGGCTTCGTGGACGACGAAGCGGCGTACGACCCCGCCGACTACCCGCACCTCGGCCAGGCCCACCTGCTCGCCGACCGTCAA
The sequence above is a segment of the Streptomyces sp. Je 1-369 genome. Coding sequences within it:
- a CDS encoding MFS transporter, with translation MRRVAVASFIGTAIEFYDFYIYGTAAALVLNETFFPTLDPVNATLASFSTYAVAFAARPIGSVIFGHFGDRVGRKSVLVASLLLMGLSTALVGLLPGYGTWGVWAPLLLILLRFLQGIGLGGEWGGAALLAVEHAPKKKRGMYAAFPQLGPSVGFSAATGVFWLLSAALSDDAFRSWGWRVPFLLSFLLVGVGLFVRLRISETPVFAKVMAAQEASKVPALDVFRRHPRELLLGAGGMVVAYGLFYTATTYCLSYATGTLHISRNTMLGLSLVACLFLAAGTWLAATRSDGAGRRRLVLVGSALAVVWGLVLFPLLDTEQPVLVALAIGGALFCMGVVYGPMGAYLPELFGANVRYSGASLAYNLGGVLGGAVSPLVATRLQSAFGSSSVGWYVSAMAVVSLLCVLALPETRERELA
- a CDS encoding serine-threonine protein kinase; its protein translation is MEPYWELTFDADGDVDTAQRAQLLSGAERERVTDLLVFAHGWNNEKKDARKLYGRFFTPCQDLAGTGVRLGYVGVMWPAIRFPDESIPDFDPSAAPVPATPPGEPVLDATTREALDRAFPDHAATLDRIAELLAERSEVPTRIYEFGRHVRELVSLRETHPARHFGQDTGAGEPAMLTDDAVKVCEVFAAARADTGEPLLLSDLRNRMWDGAYELLRQGTYYAMKRRAGAVGQLGLGPAIGLLAADVPRVRVHLIGHSFGGRLVSYALRGMPADVRAVKSVTLLQGAFSHYTFAERLPHDKSRSGALHGIQKRIDGPLVACYSRHDDALGRLYPLASKLAGDSSGFLGLWERWGAIGYNGVRSVTGTKRIKLGEKVPAKGCVSIDAASVVRRGGPPSGAHSDVCHEELARVVFAAGRIARS
- a CDS encoding penicillin acylase family protein: MRRRIVRLRTLTAGAALALGASLLAPLPGAVAGPGAPAPEGRTAADDTDYCGGQCADVLPPGANGNATLAEILAHRVLGTQPKHADDQLGPYDALSSGYPSLTDDKLTEFFNDASFGVPGDRTASVTKPRDDVTITRDKKYGVPHIKGTTRYGTEFGAGFAAGQDRLWLIDLFRHIGRGQLTSFAGGAPANQGLEQQFWPQAPYTEKDLEKQVEYIRSTQGERGKQAMEDAQAYIDGLNAYRTKSKNGRYFPGEYVLTGKIDAITNVGEIEPFKITDMIALASVVGGLFGNGGGGEVESALSLLESQKKYGVEKGTKVWESFRARNDPEAVRTIHDGTSFPYAGKPEKARGTAMPDPGSVEREQLVYDREGGAKSGAKDPVKAPKKLKPVQGMYDKGVLPPDLFRADGHKKGMSNALLVAGKHTASGNPVAVFGPQTGYFAPQLLMQQELQGPGISARGVSFAGVGMYVQLGRGQDYAWSATSAGQDITDTYAVELCEPGGGAPTKQSAGYLYRGTCTPMEKMERKNAWKPTVADSTAAGSYRMQVFRTKYGIVTHRASIDGKPVAYVSLRSTYRHEADSIIGFQMLNDPTYVKDSATFKKAAQNISYAFNWFYADSRDIAYYNSGANPERADSVDPALPVEAQQGLEWRDFDPEDNTSAQTPPAQHPQSVNQDYYISWNNKQAKDFSTAGFGVSAVHRGDLLDGRVKKLTEAGGVTRASLTRAMSEAAVTDLRGEQVLPELLKVLRSKPITDPQQAKAVQQLEAWGKAGAQRNQTSAGSKTYAHPDAVRIMDAWWPRLIEAEFEPGLGKELYDALTSQLATDEAPSAGHGPTGAHAGSAFQYGWWGYADKDLRKVLGQPVKGELADTYCGGGNLDACRDALLTTLGQAAAKPATEVYPGDDSCKAGDQWCADSVIHRALGGITHKPIQWQNRPTYQQVVEFPRHR
- the soxR gene encoding redox-sensitive transcriptional activator SoxR, with the translated sequence MPQIPEKVHELTVGQLADRSGVAVSALHFYESKGLITSRRTSGNQRRYHRDTLRRVAFVRASQRVGIPLSTIREALDSLPEERTPNREDWARLSEGWRSELDKRIKQLGRLRDHLTDCIGCGCLSLDTCVLSNPDDVFGERHTGSRLLVDRRPREK
- a CDS encoding MaoC family dehydratase, with protein sequence MAEPRIFTSPEELRAGVGEQLGYSDWLEIDQKRIDLFAEATGDHQWIHVDAEKAAQGPFGTTIAHGYLTLSLLPVLVPQTLRVEGMKMGLNYGTEKVRFPSPVPVGSRLRATAVLTDVTPTKDGGVQVTAKVTVEREGGDKPACVAESVSRYYF
- a CDS encoding TetR/AcrR family transcriptional regulator, with translation MGTAEETPGEEQPWGEVSPDAARRLLVAAVEAFAERGYHATTTRDIAGRAGMSPAALYIHYKTKEELLHRISRIGHDKALTILRTAADGEGGPAERLEAAVRSFVGWHAAHHTTARVVQYELDALGDEHRTEIVALRRKSDAAVRDIINDGVRTGEFDVPDVPGTTLAVLSLCIDVARWFNVAGHRTPDEVGALYADLVLRMVGARPGEPQK
- a CDS encoding YiaA/YiaB family inner membrane protein, with the protein product MTEPPVKQQTTNAFYGQAVASFAISIGAVTVGIGYLDASAWVRGFLAIAVLYLTTSAFTLAKVIRDRQEVEQIVSRVDQARVDRILAEHDPFAKP
- a CDS encoding acyl-CoA dehydrogenase family protein; the encoded protein is MNLELSDEQTAVRELAEDFVAREIAPHVVEWDRAESVDRALVKKLGEVGFLGLTIDEEYGGSGGDHLAYCLVTEELGRGDSSVRGIVSVSLGLVAKTIAHWGSEEQKRQWLPGLTSGEYVGCFGLTEPGTGSDAGSLTTKAVRDGDSYVVNGTKMFITNGTWADVVLLFARTGDAPGHKGVSAFLIPTDTPGLTRRTLHGKLGLRGQATAELVLEDVRVPASAMMAPEGKGFSVAMSALAKGRMSVAAGCVGIAQAALDAAVRYATEREQFGKTIAHHQLVQELISDIAVDVDAARLLTWRVADLIDRGQPFATESSKAKLFASEAAVRAANNALQVFGGYGYIDEYPAGKLLRDARVMTLYEGTSQMQKLVIGRALTGVSAF
- a CDS encoding TetR/AcrR family transcriptional regulator; amino-acid sequence: MARPRKPLLSRERIVETARALVDSEGLAAVSTRRLAAELGVSGPSLYNHFRTKDQILEAVADSVSAQVDLSMFDADDARDWRTALHDWAVSYRAALTLHPNIVPVLARGPGRRPAGLRLADAVFGAMVDAGWPAAQATSIGALMRYFVMGSAIGSFAGGFVDDEAAYDPADYPHLGQAHLLADRQQVIDERAFEAGLQALLDGLALQYEQAAART